A window of Rosa rugosa chromosome 7, drRosRugo1.1, whole genome shotgun sequence genomic DNA:
AACTTTCTAGCTCTACACACCTGAAGAAAATAGCGGCCATCTGTCCAAAGAGCTGCTTTATCCTTAGTGACAACAGCAGTGCCGGCACTCCCTGTGAAACCCGATATATAGGTCCTCCTCATATAACATTCAGCAATGAACTCACTCTGAAACCGAAAACGAAAAAGTCCAATGAGCTATTAATTCACAGTCAAAAATGGCGCAAAACCGTAAAAACTTATCCGCACTAGCACATCATAGCATACAGCTCAAAGTCACAATCTTGGTCACAAAGTAAAAGCAAAGCTCGTAGCTTTCGAAACAATGCCTCAAAGACTCAAACTACAGAATCAAATTGTAGAGCTAAAACCTAATGAGGATCAAAACGACGTAGTTTTTAACCTGGTGAGCATCCTGAGAGGGAATGATGTAAGCGTCGATTCCGACGCCGGGCTTGGAGAAGAGGTCGCGGAGAGCTCGGAGCTTTGAGTCGGAGTCGGAATTGGGGCGCTTGGGTCGGAGCTCCGAAGAGGGCTTGGCGGAGATGCTCCGGATCGTGAAAGTGGGGGCTTTTGGGGAAATAGTGAAAAGTTTGGGGTGGGATTTGGGAGAGTGGAGAAATGGGAGGGAGAGGGAGATGAAGCGGAAGTAGGAGGTGGAGTGAGagaaggaagaggagagaggacGCGTCGCATGGGATGAGAGGGAGTGCATCGTAGAGTAGCAAAACCCCAAGCAAGGAGATGTGAGCTTCAGTTTGTCAGTTATCCCACAAAcacgggaagaagaagaagaaggagatacCGTTGAACCGAATAGACGACAACGACCAATCGTTTCCTAACTTTCCTCCCCAAAAagcatttctttttttctttctttttttttatttttcactccaagaaaagaTTTCTTTTTTAAGAAATAGATGCTTTTAGAtcaaatttgaaaatttaatcCCATGGATGCAATCaccatatatatacacacacatatatatgtatctTCTTAGGTACATTAAGGGGAGAAATTTAGGGTCAATACTGTAGTATATGATTTATATAATTTAAGGAAGTGAGTTTGAAAATGCTTATTAAATAAAGAAGATACGGTACTTTAAAAGTGGTGACaatctttatgtttttcatTTAATGCAAAACTTGTAAGTTCGACACTTAGCGAATTACAAATGTAATATTAATCCTCTTTCGTTAAGCAAAGTTACCAGTCTACGTTTCTTGAATATATTTATCGATATAATTACCAAGCATGTCATTAAAATAAAACTATAATAAGCAAGTTTTCCCCTTTCATATGTTGTCAGTCGGACCTCATTAATTGTAGGTACCAAGTAAAATAAGCAACAATGAAGTTTggatggtaaaaaaaaaaaaaaacattaaagtggttaattttttttgttaaagaaATTGTGACAAAGTGGTACCATTCTGAGTTGAGACCTGATTTGAATAAAGCTCTCTCCATAAGGTGTTTTTCACAAGCACATGATCAAACGTTGAACTTCTTTCAGTATTCAGCTCACGTTCGCCCAACTTGCAGGCCTAGCCAGATTTCCGCTAGACCAAATCCTTTGGGTTAGAATGGTTAAATTAAAATAGTGGAAGTAAAATTttatgaaacaaaaagaaatgatgcaaaaaaaaaaaagtggattATTGAAATCTAGCTTCCATTAACGACCTGACGTTATAGTGAATATTCCTAAACATCCCCGCTTCCACTTTACTCGCTTTTCATTTTCACTTTTCAGGCTTTTCCTCTGTATAGATCGATCTTCCTTCCAATTCAAACCTCCTAAAGCTCCAACCTTTCAGCAATGGTGATCATCACAGAGGAAGAAGACAACCAAAAACGAGACCCCAAACCCTCACCAAGCACCAAACCAACCCACCGTTCAAAACAATCAAAACCCACTCCGTCGTCTCCGACTCCGCCACCATCAAAACCACCCCAAGAGGTTCAAAGCCCGTTCGCTTTCTGGTTCTACTTCACAATCACAGTCTCCATCAtaaccttcttcttcatctccttctcctctctctccccgCAAGACCCAAAGTCTTGGTTTTTAAGCTTACCCACATCGCTGCGTCAATACTACTCCAAGGGTCGCACTATAAAGGTCCAGACCCACCCGGACCAATCCGCCTTTGAAGTTTTCACAGCTGAGAAAGGCGTTACAGAATCGGAGAAGGTTATAATTGTTCATGGGTTGGGTCTGAGTTCGTATTCTTTTCGCAAAGTAATCGAAGCCCTAGGTTCCAGAGGGGTTCATGTGGTGGCGTTTGATTTACCTGGAAATGGGTTTTCGGATAAATCGACGGTGGAGATTGGGGAGAACCCAGGTGGGCTTCTTGGGAGGTTTTCGTTTGTTGTGAGTGAAATTCAAGAAAAGGGTTTGTTTTGGGCGTTTGATGAGATTGTGGCAACTGGGCAGGTGCCCTTTGAGGAGATAGAGGCTAGGGCATCGAAGCGAAAAGTAGTGAAGCCGATTGAGTTGGGCCCTGAGGAGGTTGGGAAGGTGTTGGGGCAAGTGATTGAGACAATGGGGCTGGCTCCTGTGCATTTGGTTTTGCATGATTCGGCTTTGGGGATGGTTTCGAATTGGGTTTTGGAGAATGTGCAGTCTGTTAGGAGTGTGACATTGATTGATACTGGGGCTAAATCGGCAGGGGCTTTACCTTTGTGGGTTTTGGAAGTGCCATTGGTTAGGGAGTTGGTGTTGGGGTTTTCGTATGCTCATGCATTGTTGATTAAGATGAGTTGCTCGAGCGGGGTTGATAGTGTGGATTTGAATGCGCATAGAGTTCTTTTGAAGGGGAGGGATGGGATGAAGGCGATTGTTGGAATGGGGAAGAAGTTGAATCGTAGCTTTGATATTGCAGAATGGGGTGGTTCGGATGGACTGAAAGGAGTGCCAATGCAATTGCTTTGGTCTGAACGTTGGTCTAAGGAATGGAGTGAAGAGGGGCGCCGAATTGCGAATGCACTTCCAAAGGCAAACTTTGTCTCCCATTCTGGTGGACGGTGGCCTCAGGTGAGGATTCAATACCTTTACCAACTACTGCTTGTTTTTCCTGTATGTTATATTTTAATACCATTTAGATTGAATTTGGCTGGGTTTCAGTTTCCTTAAATTACTGTTTCAAAACAGTAAATGTTAGAAGGTATAAGATTTACTAACCAAATAAACTTGTTTCTAATGAACTCTAGATAATGTTAAATACATTTGTTACTTCAAAATTGATATTCACAGGGTAGAACCTATAGTATTTGTATTAGTGTCCCTGTACAGCTATAAGCCTATAATTGTTAGAAATAGGAGGCTAACTCTTGGATTGCTGGTTGTGAtctaaaatcagaatattatagTCCTTGCTAGAAAATGTAGAAGTTGCTAAGTGGATTGTAGTAGAATTTACTTGCCAATTGCGTGGTCTAAGTAATCTGGTGCTTGGTCTATGGTCTTTGTGGATAATACTGCTATAACGAAATCTGATACTGAAGTTTACTACTACATGGCTACAGTGGAGCTTCTTTTTTGAGTCCAAGACAATTGCAGAACAAGATTATGATATTGCTTTCCATTAAGGCTCTTGGCAGAGTTTGACGTGCCTTAGTTTCTGTGTTGTTTTAATGTATACTGCAACCAATTGAGACTTGAGGTATCTTGAAATAATTCTCAGCCCTTCGGGAAAAAAGTACAAACTGAAAAGTCATGAAGTCTGCATGGTCCAATTCAGCTGAGAATTAGGTACCATTTTAACAAGCAGTGCCATTTGCTGTTTATGTTtgtccgaattcattttccttGAGTCATAGTGGTGAGAATTTCCATGGATTAACAGGGACTGTTCCAAAAATTTTGTCCAAAAGATACAGATTGTATATAAAGGTTGTTATAATTACTAAGTGCAAATTTGTGGCCGATCTTGTATTCTGATGGGTTAAAAACGTTTTCTGGAAAGGATTGATTTTATGTATTTCCTTTTCGATTGGAGCTTTTGCATGTGTGTTGAGTTCTTTATACATTTTGATCTAAGCAGACCTGCTTTTGGTTATGGTGTACTTTTTGTTGGCTTTACAATGTATATTCTCTTCTTGCATGAATGTGACTATGTCTGTAACATAAGCTATTAATTATGAGGTCCAAAATTACTGCTTCTAAGGGTGGTCAGGCAGTGACAACACAATATATGTACAGAGGTTGTCCAAAATTGGCTCCTATTAGAGTTCAGATGAGACAGAATGCATTATAACATTGTCTGATATATGTACTGATCTTTGAAGTGAAAGAATGTTTATGTGAGGTTGAGTTGGATCCATAATGTGTTTCGTTAACAATTTAACATTCATGTGTTATTCTAGCCATAATGTGTTCTAGTTCTGCGACATTTAAGTGGTTTTTCTAATAGTCAGACACCATGACGAGTACCCTGATAAActactctattttttttttttactgtggaTGGTCCGCtaagttgttttcctttgttgttTGATATAGGAGGATGCAGCTGATGAAGTAGCTGGACACATTGCTAATTTTGTGACCTCATTACCTGCTACTGTCAGAAAGGTCACTGAAGAGCGGATCCCTGAGCATATTCAGACGTTGCTTGATGAAGCCGAACAGACTGGTCATGGGCATCTTCATGGTCATGCTGGTCATGAAGAGCATAGTCATGGACATGTTCATGGTGCTGGAGCTGGTTATCCTGATCCGTACGGCCTTGGTCATGGCCACGGATGGTGAACGTCTACAACTGTTGTTAAAACTTTTTGTTTCCCAAGTTTTCAGTGGAGCTAGAAATTAGATTTTGGCCACTGGATAATCTTTTTTACTGCCATGGATGCTAGGAAATTCGTATCTATTGTACAAGATGCCTTGAACAGCAAGTTTGTTGTGCTGAATCTTTGAAGCTTGAgatgttgtatttttttttataagtaaaGAAAGGAAGCTGATTCATATAAGTTGCGAGTGTATGGCACATTAGCACGTTTACttatttgaaatgaaaaaaaatcatgaatcgGTGACGACTAAAATAGAAGAAATGAAGGAATCAGTATGAGAATATTTCATATCCGTTAAGATGTTTACTTATTATATGGAATCGGAATATGAATATaacttagggtttttgtccatttaccccatttttaggaatttttttcccactaaccccattaagtttttttaattccctcttacccaatacactctaagagagtcttccctaatacccaattaagattttttttttgttttttatttttttttaataccattttaccccttacccctttgttacttagagagagagagagaaaatggaagagagagaaaccatatgagACATCGCCGGAGcaggtcaccggccgccggattccggtcaactttcgccggattccggtcaccggccgccggattccggccaactttcgccggattccggtcaactttcgccggattccggtcaccggccgccggattccggccaactttcgccggattccggtcaccggccgccgctcaccggacttttctaaaaatctctattgcccccaatagacgtctattggcccccaatagagggtattgtctattgccccccaatagacgtctactgccccccaatagaggggcaataaacttctattgccccccaatagacgcctattgcccctcaatagaacttttggtagCCGGAATTGGAACTAatatccctaaaattagacaaataaaactttgattaaagaaaaaaagaagagattatatcaatttaaaaacgtctattgcccttcaatagacgtctattgccccccaatagacattcaaaactttttttttctttccttctgtcccattacttaaaaaaaaaaaaaaaaaaaagggcacaTAGAAGCACATGCTCTGCCCTGTCCACATTCACATCCAATGCAATGTGTATCTACATAGCGCAACGCCAACCATGATGACAACAAACAAACAGACAAGAAAGACTCGTAAATGAACCTACGGAAATGCATCGCAAATGGCTTTATACCTTCCTCAATCACCATATTCCGAAAGAGCGTTGCGCCACACTTATTGTCGCCATTTCTTCACATTCGCATCGATCATGCAACACCATGAATTAACACCTCGCGGCTTCATTTGATCAAACACTGAGCGTGCTTTCTGTACATCCCCCAAACTCTTATACCCCGAAAGCATTGTGTTCCACGCGGCCATGTTCTTCCTAGGCATTTCGTCGAACAGTTGGTGGGCAATTCAGCAAACGAGACGTCGAAGTaggatttgagaagaaaagACGCAACTTACAGATCAGAACGAAACCCGGGCTTCAATGGCTTGGAGACCCGGCGCAGTTCCTGACCTGCACCAGTCGAATTTGCTCCGACCGAGGAGAAAGTGTGCAGATTAGCGCAGAGGAGAcagagagcagagagagagagtgcagatCGGCGCGGAGGAgacggagaggagagaaagtGCAGATCGACGCggagcggaggagagagagaaagatggcGCTGTGACGAGGGAGCTCTGACCGGAGAGAGTGCAGATGCCGGCCACGTTTggggggaggggggagagagagtgtgCGCGCCGATGTGCTggacagagagagaagagagtggCATGTATGTAATTATTTAATTTGactaagggtaaaattgtctttttatgTTAAATGGGGTTAGTGAGAACAAAAATATGTTGCTGGGGTAAATGGGATAATTTTGGCTTTTTTTGGTGCTATTGGTCAAGGACCCCTATAACTTATTATGATTGATGTTGTTTACTAATGTTCATGAATCGGGTTAAACTCctaaaaaaataaatgttcaTGAGAGATATATATTTCTAGGATTAAGATTTAAGAGTAATTTGGGGTTATTGAAAATACATAAGGATATTTTGGGTAGAGAAAATGCATTCCTAAGGCTTTGATTTTTTTAACTTGGGTACCAAATTAAgaagggagaattccacaaatggtcactcaactatgactcattcgacactttgatcactcaagtttcaaatatatcactttggtcagtcaagtattacactgtcattcataaaagtcacccaaggggcattttttctcacaacaaagtgacttttgtgaatgacagtgtaatacttgagtgaccaaagtgatatatttgaaacttgagtgaccaaagtgtcgaatgagtcatagttgagtgaccaaagtgactaTTCTCCCAATTAAGAATGTTCAGGAATTGATTTCTGACAATGAGGCGGGAGACGCATCCATTCTAATACCTACATAAGTTAGTAAACGTAGGAAAACTCATACAACGGACATTCTTTTCATTTCCATTCTCATTCCAGCAAGTAAATGTGTCATTAATCTTTTTCTTTCAGGTCAAAATTGTAATAACATAACCAAACGAGGTCCGAAATGAAAAATATTCTAAAACCATAGCCTCGCAAGTTAGTCAACTCCCACGTCCCAACAGTCAACCCCCCAAAACGACACCGTCCCTTAGGTTCAAAGCTAACAAAACCAATGGCTCTTAGAAACCGGCTTCCATTTCCACCATCCGCTCTCGGCTTTTAAAGGACGATGGGTTGCTGCGGCGACGAAGAAAACGACGACGATATCCTCAACCCTCTCAGCCccacctcctccaccaccacccaaACCCGAGACGACTCgtcgtcctcctcctccgacGGCCACACCTCCATATCCCCGATGAACTCTCACTTCTCGGCCCTGGCCTGCCGCGACACCCTCCGCCTCATCTTCGAGAAGCTTCCGATCCCCGACCTCGCTCGCTCCAGCTGCGTCTGCCGCGCCTGGAACTCCGTCGCCTCCGATCAAGAGATCGTCGCCAACGCCTTCAAATCGCCGTGGAAGCTCAAGGACGTCGTCGGAAAACCCGCCTCCGGAAGCTTCTGGAGAGATAACAGCCTCGGCAAATTCGCCATCTCGCACCGAATTGCCCGCGGCGATAGCGTCGCGAGCCTCGCCGTCAAGTATTCCGTTCAGGTAACGGTCACGGTGTGTTTTGGTTGCCTGAAATTTTCAGAAGATGCAAAAATTGCAGGTCTAAAATGTCGATTATATCCTCGAAATTTTCGATTAATCCAGTACATTGCAATTGCAGTTGGTTTAGCCAAAGATTTCGTATAATGTACATTGATATTGAAATTTTGTCGATACATCAGTAGCTGTTTCGGAAATGTTTTGGTCATTGATGATGTGTATTTGATCAGGTGATGGACATAAAGCGCTTGAACAACATGATGAGCGAGCATGGAATCTACTCGAGGGAGAGGTTGTTGATTCCGATAAGCGATCCTGAAATGCTTGTGGGAGCTACCTGCTATGTCGAAGTGGATCCCTGTGCTAAGAGAGAAGTTGCGGTGTTGTATTTGGAAGATGGTCCTGACCAGAAATCAATGAGCTCTTGCTCTTTGTCGCAGAAGAGTGCCGACAGCAGTGGCTTGAATTCTGAGCTAGGCAAGAAGAGGGTTCTTGAGTCTCTGAGGAGAAGCATGCAGGTTGATGATGCCACTGCTCTGTACTACTTGTCCATTGCTGATGGGGATCCGAGAGCTGCATTGTCTCAGTTCTCGCAGGACCTTAGGTGGGAGACTCATTCGGCCTTTGCTTAAAGCATTGCAAGCCAGTCTTTCCATTTGTGTCAATGTTTCAAGATTACTACTTTATATCAATGAATCAGTGTCTGTGTTATATAAAATCGTGTAAATCTCTACCTAAGCTGTAACTTGGGATTGTCCATCCCCATTGTTAAATGTTAATGATAACATATATCATTTGTGTTCGGAAAGATATACTTGATTGATTGTTGCTTGGATTCATGGAATTGTGGAAACGACATCAATCTTATTGTCAGAAACAGCACAGTGCATCCAGCAAGTGCTTTCTCATTCCTTATCAAAAGCACTTCTGGCAAGTCTGCTGTTCTCCAAGACTAGGAAAAATGAAACAAGAAATGCCAAAAGGGGATTGCAGGATGGTAACAACATTTTCCGAGTAAGATTGCATCTATTGTATAAATgaatgtctagaatggatattATTCCATTGCATATCCCAGGATGGGCAAATGTAAGATACAAAGGCCAAGAATCGATACAATTTAAAAGTGATAGCATCCCCTAAAAGACATGTAGATACTTCTACAATACCACCTCCTGTTTCATTGCAGGTGCGTTTTATGTACAAAATGAAACAGAGATGCAGATGTTGAGCTTTGGTAGATATGATCATAGCAGAGATAAAAACTTTCTGCCACTACAGTCCAAAGCTAGGAATATTAGGAACAAAAGATAATTGGATCTGAACGACCTTCAGAATAATTCAATCAGTTGCTTTTCCGAGTTCTGATGCCTGTTCATTGTTCGTCAGCCAGTTGCTTTGCAGTCAACTCCTTTTTCTGCTCTTCCTTGAGAACGTTTTG
This region includes:
- the LOC133720703 gene encoding F-box protein At1g55000 — translated: MGCCGDEENDDDILNPLSPTSSTTTQTRDDSSSSSSDGHTSISPMNSHFSALACRDTLRLIFEKLPIPDLARSSCVCRAWNSVASDQEIVANAFKSPWKLKDVVGKPASGSFWRDNSLGKFAISHRIARGDSVASLAVKYSVQVMDIKRLNNMMSEHGIYSRERLLIPISDPEMLVGATCYVEVDPCAKREVAVLYLEDGPDQKSMSSCSLSQKSADSSGLNSELGKKRVLESLRRSMQVDDATALYYLSIADGDPRAALSQFSQDLRWETHSAFA
- the LOC133721489 gene encoding protein AUXIN RESPONSE 4; translated protein: MVIITEEEDNQKRDPKPSPSTKPTHRSKQSKPTPSSPTPPPSKPPQEVQSPFAFWFYFTITVSIITFFFISFSSLSPQDPKSWFLSLPTSLRQYYSKGRTIKVQTHPDQSAFEVFTAEKGVTESEKVIIVHGLGLSSYSFRKVIEALGSRGVHVVAFDLPGNGFSDKSTVEIGENPGGLLGRFSFVVSEIQEKGLFWAFDEIVATGQVPFEEIEARASKRKVVKPIELGPEEVGKVLGQVIETMGLAPVHLVLHDSALGMVSNWVLENVQSVRSVTLIDTGAKSAGALPLWVLEVPLVRELVLGFSYAHALLIKMSCSSGVDSVDLNAHRVLLKGRDGMKAIVGMGKKLNRSFDIAEWGGSDGLKGVPMQLLWSERWSKEWSEEGRRIANALPKANFVSHSGGRWPQEDAADEVAGHIANFVTSLPATVRKVTEERIPEHIQTLLDEAEQTGHGHLHGHAGHEEHSHGHVHGAGAGYPDPYGLGHGHGW